In Streptococcus uberis, a single window of DNA contains:
- the gltX gene encoding glutamate--tRNA ligase, translated as MSKPIRVRYAPSPTGLLHIGNARTALFNYLYARHHGGTFIIRIEDTDRKRHVEDGERSQLENLKWLGMDWDESPQTHENYRQSERLELYQKYIDELLEKGLAYKSYVTEEELAAERERQEAAGETPRYINEFIGMSEEEKSAYIAEREAKGIIPTVRLKVNESGIYKWTDMVKGDIEFEGGNIGGDWVIQKKDGYPTYNFAVVIDDHDMQISHVIRGDDHIANTPKQLMVYEALGWEAPEFGHMTLIINSETGKKLSKRDTNTLQFIEDYRKKGYLPEAVFNFIALLGWNPGGEDEIFTREQLIELFDENRLSKSPAAFDQKKMDWMSNDYLKHADFDKVFDMCKPFLEEAGRLTEKAEKLVELYQPQLKSADEIVPLTDLFFSDFPELTEAEKEVMAGETVPVVLKAFKEKLEAMSDDEFKPENIFPQIKAVQKETGIKGKNLFMPIRIAVSGEMHGPELPNTIYLLGREKSIQHIANML; from the coding sequence ATGTCTAAACCAATTCGTGTGCGTTACGCACCAAGTCCAACAGGCTTATTGCACATCGGTAATGCCCGTACAGCACTCTTTAACTATCTTTATGCCCGTCATCACGGTGGAACTTTCATTATTCGTATTGAAGATACAGACCGTAAACGACATGTCGAAGATGGTGAGCGCTCACAGCTTGAAAATCTCAAGTGGTTGGGAATGGATTGGGACGAAAGCCCTCAAACCCATGAAAACTACCGTCAATCTGAACGCCTAGAACTTTATCAAAAATACATTGATGAGCTTTTGGAAAAAGGCTTAGCCTACAAATCTTATGTTACCGAAGAAGAACTAGCAGCAGAACGTGAAAGACAAGAAGCAGCTGGCGAAACGCCTCGATACATCAATGAGTTTATTGGCATGTCTGAAGAGGAAAAATCAGCTTATATTGCTGAGCGTGAAGCTAAAGGGATTATTCCAACTGTTCGTTTAAAAGTTAATGAATCAGGCATCTACAAATGGACGGATATGGTAAAAGGCGACATTGAATTTGAAGGTGGCAACATCGGTGGTGACTGGGTTATTCAGAAAAAAGATGGTTACCCAACTTATAACTTTGCTGTTGTTATTGATGACCACGATATGCAAATTTCACATGTTATTCGTGGAGATGATCATATCGCCAATACACCAAAACAATTAATGGTCTATGAAGCTCTTGGTTGGGAAGCACCTGAATTTGGACACATGACCTTGATCATTAATTCTGAAACTGGTAAAAAGTTATCAAAACGTGATACCAATACGCTTCAATTTATTGAAGACTACCGTAAAAAAGGCTATCTTCCAGAAGCGGTATTTAACTTTATTGCCCTCTTGGGTTGGAATCCGGGTGGAGAAGATGAAATCTTCACTAGAGAACAATTAATTGAGCTCTTTGATGAAAATCGCCTCAGTAAGTCACCAGCTGCTTTTGATCAGAAAAAAATGGATTGGATGAGTAATGACTATCTCAAACATGCTGATTTTGATAAAGTCTTTGACATGTGTAAACCTTTCTTAGAAGAAGCTGGCCGTTTAACAGAAAAAGCTGAAAAATTAGTGGAACTTTACCAACCGCAATTAAAATCAGCTGATGAAATTGTCCCACTAACAGATCTCTTCTTCAGTGATTTCCCAGAATTAACCGAAGCTGAAAAAGAAGTGATGGCAGGGGAAACTGTTCCAGTTGTGCTTAAAGCTTTTAAAGAAAAACTGGAAGCCATGTCTGATGACGAATTCAAACCAGAGAATATCTTCCCTCAAATTAAAGCTGTTCAAAAAGAAACAGGAATCAAAGGGAAAAATCTCTTTATGCCAATTCGTATCGCTGTATCAGGTGAAATGCATGGACCAGAATTGCC
- a CDS encoding TIGR00266 family protein — protein sequence MADNRMKYRIDSNMQFPLVEIDLEKGESIYLQHGSMVYHNPEVELTTKLNSKGSGLGKLVGAIGRSMVSGESVFITQAHSSGDNGKIALAPNTPGQVIALELGAKQYRLNDGAFLALDGSAQYTMERQSIGKALFGGQGGLFVMTTNGQGTLLANSFGSIKKIELTGGEMTIDNAHVVAWSKELDYDIHLENGFMQSIGTGEGVVNTFRGVGDIYIQTLNLQQFASSLQKYIVTSGN from the coding sequence ATGGCAGACAATCGGATGAAGTATAGAATTGATTCAAACATGCAATTCCCATTGGTTGAGATTGATTTGGAAAAGGGTGAGTCAATCTACTTACAACATGGTAGCATGGTTTATCACAATCCCGAAGTCGAATTGACGACAAAGCTAAATAGCAAAGGGTCTGGCTTGGGTAAACTAGTTGGAGCCATAGGTCGTTCAATGGTATCGGGAGAATCAGTTTTTATCACCCAAGCGCACTCTAGTGGTGATAACGGCAAAATTGCGCTAGCTCCAAATACTCCTGGACAAGTTATTGCACTAGAATTGGGAGCGAAACAATACCGTCTTAATGATGGTGCTTTCTTGGCTTTAGATGGTTCTGCACAATACACAATGGAACGTCAAAGCATTGGCAAGGCTTTATTTGGCGGTCAAGGTGGGCTTTTTGTCATGACGACTAATGGCCAAGGCACACTCTTAGCAAACTCCTTTGGCTCTATCAAGAAAATTGAGCTAACTGGCGGTGAAATGACCATCGACAACGCTCACGTAGTGGCATGGAGTAAAGAGTTAGATTATGATATTCATTTAGAAAATGGCTTTATGCAGTCAATTGGAACAGGCGAAGGTGTTGTCAATACCTTCCGAGGTGTCGGTGACATCTATATACAAACCTTAAACCTTCAACAATTCGCCTCATCACTCCAAAAATATATCGTAACAAGTGGCAACTAA
- a CDS encoding beta-class carbonic anhydrase — MSYFEHFLSANGAYVDLHGTAHLPLKPKTRVAILTCMDSRLHVAQALGLALGDAHILRNAGGRATEDMIRSLVISQQQMGTREIVVLHHTDCGAQTFTNEGFAQHIHHELGVDVSGQDFLPFQDVEESVREDMRILLDSPLIPSDVVINGAVYDVDTGKMTQVIL, encoded by the coding sequence ATGTCATATTTTGAACATTTTTTATCAGCTAATGGTGCTTATGTGGATTTACATGGCACTGCCCATTTACCTCTAAAACCTAAAACTCGAGTAGCTATTCTGACCTGTATGGATTCACGTTTGCACGTTGCGCAAGCTTTAGGTTTAGCATTAGGAGATGCCCATATCTTAAGAAATGCTGGTGGAAGAGCGACTGAAGATATGATTCGTTCTTTAGTTATTTCACAGCAACAAATGGGAACACGTGAGATTGTGGTCCTCCATCATACCGATTGTGGGGCTCAGACGTTTACAAATGAAGGCTTCGCTCAACATATTCATCATGAATTAGGTGTGGATGTTTCTGGTCAAGATTTCTTACCTTTCCAAGATGTGGAAGAATCTGTCCGTGAAGATATGCGAATTTTGTTAGATTCACCATTAATTCCGAGTGACGTTGTCATAAACGGTGCTGTTTATGATGTTGATACTGGCAAAATGACACAAGTCATTCTTTAA
- the radA gene encoding DNA repair protein RadA: MAKKKATYVCQECGYQSPKYLGRCPNCSAWSSFIEEVEVKEVKNARVSLTGEKSRPVKLKDVDNINYARTKTDMEEFNRVLGGGVVPGSLILIGGDPGIGKSTLLLQVSTQLANKGTVLYVSGEESAEQIKLRSERLGDIDNEFYLYAETNMQSIRSEIEKIAPDFLIIDSIQTIMSPEIQGVQGSVSQVREVTAELMQLAKTNNIATFIVGHVTKEGTIAGPRMLEHMVDTVLYFEGERHHTFRILRAVKNRFGSTNEIGIFEMQSGGLVEVLNPSQVFLEERLDGATGSAIVVTMEGSRPILAEVQSLVTPTVFGNARRTTTGLDFNRISLIMAVLEKRCGLLLQNQDAYLKSAGGVKLDEPAIDLAVAVAIASSYKEMPTNPQEAFLGEIGLTGEIRRVTRMEQRINEAAKLGFTKIYAPKNALHGIDIPKGIQVVGVTTVGEVLKAVFSKA; the protein is encoded by the coding sequence ATGGCTAAAAAGAAAGCGACATATGTTTGTCAGGAGTGTGGCTATCAATCCCCTAAATACCTTGGCAGATGTCCTAATTGCTCAGCTTGGTCTTCTTTTATAGAAGAGGTTGAGGTGAAAGAGGTAAAAAATGCGCGTGTGAGTTTGACTGGGGAGAAAAGTAGACCTGTAAAGCTTAAAGATGTTGATAATATCAATTACGCCCGAACTAAGACGGATATGGAGGAGTTTAACAGAGTTCTTGGCGGAGGTGTCGTACCAGGCAGTTTAATCTTAATCGGTGGCGATCCGGGCATTGGAAAATCTACTTTGCTATTACAAGTGTCCACACAATTAGCAAATAAGGGAACTGTCTTGTATGTATCTGGCGAAGAATCAGCCGAACAAATTAAGCTAAGAAGTGAGCGTTTAGGTGATATTGATAATGAATTTTACCTTTATGCTGAAACCAATATGCAGAGCATTCGTTCGGAAATCGAAAAAATAGCACCTGATTTTTTGATTATAGACTCTATTCAAACCATCATGAGTCCAGAGATTCAAGGTGTTCAGGGATCTGTTAGTCAGGTCCGTGAAGTGACAGCTGAATTAATGCAATTGGCTAAAACGAATAATATAGCGACTTTCATTGTGGGTCATGTCACAAAGGAAGGAACAATTGCTGGCCCACGGATGCTTGAACATATGGTTGACACTGTTCTTTATTTTGAAGGTGAAAGGCATCATACCTTCCGAATTTTGAGGGCAGTTAAAAATCGATTCGGCTCTACAAATGAAATTGGTATTTTTGAAATGCAGTCAGGTGGTCTGGTTGAAGTTCTCAATCCGAGTCAAGTGTTTTTAGAAGAACGCTTGGATGGTGCCACAGGTTCTGCCATTGTCGTTACCATGGAAGGCAGTCGTCCGATTTTGGCTGAGGTCCAATCTTTAGTTACGCCTACCGTTTTTGGAAATGCCAGAAGAACGACCACAGGTCTTGATTTTAACAGAATTAGCTTGATTATGGCTGTTTTAGAAAAACGATGTGGTCTTTTATTACAAAATCAAGATGCCTATCTGAAGTCAGCTGGTGGAGTTAAGTTAGATGAACCTGCTATCGATTTGGCTGTCGCAGTAGCCATTGCCTCTAGCTACAAAGAAATGCCGACAAACCCCCAAGAAGCCTTTTTAGGTGAAATTGGGCTGACAGGTGAAATCAGAAGGGTAACTCGAATGGAACAAAGAATCAACGAAGCGGCTAAATTAGGCTTTACAAAAATTTATGCCCCCAAAAATGCATTACATGGTATTGATATTCCCAAAGGGATTCAAGTTGTAGGGGTCACAACCGTCGGTGAGGTTTTAAAGGCAGTATTTTCCAAAGCTTAA
- a CDS encoding dUTP diphosphatase has translation MKVRGFELITTYADRAELLPKRETKHAAGYDLKVAESMEIAPGDIKLVPTGLKAYMQDGEVLYLYDRSSNPRKKGLVLINSVGVIDGDYYGNQANEGHIFAQMKNISDQTVKLEAGERIVQAVFAPYLLADGDQADGIRIGGFGSTDR, from the coding sequence ATGAAAGTACGTGGCTTTGAATTAATTACAACTTATGCTGATCGAGCGGAGCTTTTGCCCAAAAGAGAAACCAAACACGCTGCCGGTTATGACTTGAAGGTTGCAGAAAGTATGGAAATTGCTCCTGGCGACATTAAATTGGTACCGACAGGTTTGAAGGCCTATATGCAAGATGGTGAAGTTCTCTACTTGTATGACCGTTCGTCAAACCCACGTAAAAAAGGCTTGGTCTTGATTAATTCCGTTGGCGTGATTGATGGAGACTATTATGGTAACCAAGCTAATGAAGGTCATATTTTTGCCCAAATGAAAAATATTTCAGATCAGACGGTTAAGCTTGAAGCGGGAGAGCGCATTGTTCAAGCGGTTTTTGCCCCATACCTTTTAGCTGATGGAGATCAGGCAGATGGTATTCGTATAGGTGGCTTTGGCTCAACAGATCGCTAA